In Colletotrichum higginsianum IMI 349063 chromosome 1, whole genome shotgun sequence, one genomic interval encodes:
- a CDS encoding 60s ribosomal protein l25 → MAATEQYIQLAKALPQQLQRFFARWPPASILPAGVTPPKTGFQEITPNPFSRQKHPVTGKWHDPVYSLRRQAEIVKLARQHGVEELLPTTVKGTEYRIAHRVEHGLRVKGTGVGQKVKGKIHERMVQPRMEKRREAILAMPKLIKEWKKVGRRNWTNFPK, encoded by the exons ATGGCCGCCACAGAACAGTACATCCAGCTGGCCAAGGCGCTGCCCCAGCAGCTCCAGCGTTTCTTCGCCCGTTGGCCACCCGCCTCGATCCTGCCCGCCGGCGTGACACCCCCGAAGACGGGTTTCCAGGAGATCACGCCGAATCCCTTCTCGCGGCAGAAGCACCCTGTAACGGGAAAGTGGCACGACCCGGTTTACTCACTGCGCCGACAGGCAGAGATTGTCAAGCTCGCGCGTCAACACGgtgtcgaggagctgctgcccACGACGGTCAAGGGCACCGAATACAGAATCGCGCACCGCGTCGAGCACGGTCTCCGGGTCAAGGGCACTGGTGTGGGACAGAAGGTCAAGGGAAAGATCCACGAGAGGATGGTGCAGCCCAG aatggagaagaggagagaggctATTCTGGCGATGCCGAAGTTGATCAAGGAGTGGAAGAAG GTTGGAAGGCGGAACTGGACAAACTTCCCCAAATAA
- a CDS encoding Arsenite resistance protein Ars2 has protein sequence MDSYSSHRDSSARSPGDRTWSSRDDTRIKEERTDPFYRGRSPGHERQHRDRRRSRSPAAIDRYEPRGRGRDDYAGPRDRDDRRERRITSPPANIDRYVPGQDSSAPTPLTVNPLADPVKLPYQVGFSYFGEWWRMNEKIKEEKERQRTGRRREPDRVRGPREVQEEREKEKAKIQLAYDAYKEELQAKMARTFVAEHKKEQWFRERYVPEIRDAFRSQLNEFRRGAYSQWEQDLESGTFDDFSLEGIPKSETNGLGGLVEKEEGEATAANEILGVGDLVPANGSDIRDENLYQPTLLIKTIAPHVSRQNLETFCKEHLGEEEGGFKWLSLSDPNPSKRYHRIGWVMLHPSSEVAPAVVDRVDPKDEEGDLPLKSPAVVSTAEKALDAVNGKTVKDEVRGDFVCHVGVHNPPSNPRKKALWDLFSAPERVEKDLNLVQRLVNKFEEDFGSDFNALLKIEERVDDLKNGGRLQPAAGATKKKQKKERDLDVDDGMEDGEDGAVDEDEDEGAVEEDDTDDEELIVKKKQLDLMIEYLRRVYNFCFFCVFESDSIHELTRKCPGGHLRRPRSTLSTSAKAVARASANGEPFPGKKRSEIEEEGEATEIDKKFRSTTGKAEQQLLRAYNWVKTFEDKILQILEPETADLRKLGGRPVEDAVSDELLKYVKQEDEHKWRCKVPECTKLFKEEHFWRKHVEKRHGDWLESIEQEFHLINAYVMDPSHIAPSRTDANSNGHFPPANGQSATGTPRGFNLQNFTMNGMMPIPGFPMPPGGFPPFVGGGHPGVQAGWNAGGDDRGGPGPIRRGGMGGGRGNYRTGPYDRRPTPRWDGGIGGRGRGGAGKWGDGAAGGAAVGPREATQGRSLKSYEDLDHVAGGGGGELNY, from the exons ATGGATTCGTACTCTTCTCACCGAGACTCCTCTGCGCGCTCGCCGGGCGACAGGACGTGGAGCAGTCGCGACGATACACGAATCAAGGAGGAGCGGACCGACCCCTTCTACCGCGGTAGATCTCCTG GCCATGAGCGCCAACACCGTGATAGACGTCGCTCTCGATCCCCGGCCGCCATCGACCGTTACGAGCCAAGGGGTCGCGGTCGCGATGACTATGCCGGTCCTCGGGATCGTGATGATCGCCGCGAACGGAGAatcacgtcgccgccggccaacATCGACCGCTACGTCCCCGGACAGGACAGCAGCGCCCCGACGCCACTAACCGTCAATCCGCTCGCGGACCCGGTCAAGCTCCCCTACCAGGTTGGATTCTCATACTTTGGCGAATGGTGGAGAATGAAcgagaagatcaaggaggagaaggagcgcCAGCGCactggtcgccgtcgcgaACCCGATCGCGTTCGCGGCCCTCGCGAAGTGCAAGAAGagcgcgagaaggagaaggccaagaTTCAGCTCGCTTATGACGCCTATAAGGAAGAGCTTCAAGCAAAGATGGCGCGAACCTTTGTTGCCGAGCACAAGAAGGAACAGTGGTTCCGCGAGCGCTATGTGCCTGAGATTCGCGATGCTTTCAGGTCCCAGCTCAACGAATTCCGCCGAGGCGCCTACAGCCAGTGGGAGCAAGATCTCGAGTCCGGAACGTTTGACGACTTCTCTCTCGAGGGCATCCCAAAGAGCGAGACGAacggcctcggtggcctcgtggagaaggaggagggcgaggcaACCGCCGCCAACGAGATCCTCGGAGTTGGTGATCTTGTGCCGGCCAATGGCTCTGACATCAGAGACGAGAACCTGTATCAGCCAACCCTTCTCATCAAGACCATTGCGCCTCACGTCAGCAGACAAAACCTCGAGACATTCTGTAAGGAGCATcttggcgaagaagagggcggctTCAAATGGCTTTCTCTTTCGGATCCTAACCCCAGCAAGCGGTACCACCGCATTGGTTGGGTTATGCTTCACCCTTCTTCAGAGGTTGCTCCTGCTGTTGTCGATCGCGTGGATcccaaggacgaggagggtgaTTTGCCTCTGAAGTCGCCGGCTGTTGTCTCAACTGCGGAAAAGGCTCTGGACGCGGTGAATGGCAAGACTGTCAAGGATGAGGTCAGAGGCGACTTCGTCTGCCATGTCGGCGTGCACAACCCTCCCAGCAACCCTCGAAAGAAGGCTCTGTGGGATCTCTTCTCCGCACCTGAGCGTGTTGAAAAGGACTTGAACCTCGTCCAGCGACTTGTCAACAAGTTTGAGGAAGACTTTGGCTCCGATTTTAACGCCTTGTTGAAGATTGAGGAGAGAGTCGACGACCTTAAGAACGGTGGCCGTCTCCAACCTGCTGCTGGCgcgaccaagaagaagcaaaagaagGAACGcgatctcgacgtcgacgatggcatggaagatggagaagatggtgccgttgacgaggacgaagatgaaggtgCTGTGGAAGAGGACGACACCGACGATGAGGAGTTGAttgtgaagaagaagcagctgGATCTCATGATCGAATATCTCCGACGCGTCTACaacttctgcttcttctgcgTCTTTGAGAGTGACTCGATTCACGAGCTCACTCGCAAGTGCCCCGGTGGTCACTTGCGCCGCCCGAGAAGCACTCTTAGCACCTCCGCCAAGGCTGTCGCGCGCGCCagcgccaacggcgagcCGTTCCCCGGAAAGAAGCGCAGCGAGatcgaggaagagggcgaggcaACCGAGATCGACAAGAAATTCCGCAGCACCACTGGCAAGGCAGAGCAGCAGCTTCTGCGCGCCTACAACTGGGTCAAGACCTTTGAGGACAAGATCTTGCAGATCCTTGAGCCTGAGACGGCAGACTTGCGCAAGCTTGGAGGTCGGCCAGTTGAGGACGCCGTCAGTGATGAACTCCTGAAGTACGTCAAGCAAGAAGACGAGCACAAGTGGAGGTGCAAGGTTCCCGAGTGTACCAAGCTGTTCAAGGAGGAACACTTCTGGCGCAAGCACGTCGAGAAGCGCCACGGCGATTGGCTTGAGAGCATTGAGCAGGAG TTCCACCTCATCAACGCCTACGTCATGGATCCCTCCCACATTGCTCCGTCGCGAACGGATGCCAACTCCAACGGCCACTTCCCTCCCGCGAACGGCCAGTCGGCGACTGGAACCCCACGTGGCTTCAACTTGCAGAACTTCACCATGAACGGCATGATGCCTATTCCGGGCTTTCCCATGCCGCCGGGTGGTTTCCCGCCATTCGTTGGCGGTGGTCACCCTGGTGTGCAAGCCGGATGGAACGCAGGCGGCGATGACCgcggcggccccggccccaTTCGCCGTGGAGGAATGGGTGGCGGCCGTGGCAACTACCGAACCGGGCCCTATGACAGACGCCCGACCCCCCGTTGGGACGGTGGTATTGGCGGAAGAGGACGCGGCGGTGCCGGAAAGTGGGGAGACGGCGCTGCAGGAGGAGCGGCTGTCGGACCCCGTGAGGCCACTCAGGGGCGCAGCCTCAAGAGCTACGAGGATCTCGACCACgtggctggcggcggcggtggtgagCTGAACTATTAG
- a CDS encoding Pre-mRNA-splicing ATP-dependent RNA helicase PRP28, which produces MNTNQARKTPLDLEEILKKKKAADAAASKLRFIPKKERERQAAEKAKQEEDERKRKAEEDAKKKAELERKWAAEANGAITNGTHTYHGAGGRIPTGPKAMHAIDNARGPGGRGREKQEQRKASTKDGKEKKSAEAIEADLLRNRYLGPEVNKQSNFSVKKKRKRATEFKFEWDAEEDTTLVDDPIYESNSTTLKSYTFGSLSGEYNEEAEEIARRRARMIEERDREFGKKRAKEFMEDFYRAREKAKERADRSGLGKHWTKKALSEMRERDWRIFKEDFGIATKGGQIPNPMRSWEESGLPRQLLNIVDRVGYKDPSPIQRAAIPIAMQARDLIGVAVTGSGKTAAFLLPLLTYIQDLPPLTEINKNDGAYALILAPTRELVQQIESEAHKFADPLGFNVVSIVGGHSMEEQVQALSHGAEIIVATPGRLVDCIERRLLVLSQCCYVIMDEADRMIDLGFEESVNKILDALPVSNEKPDTDDAENAQMMQKYLGARDRYRQTMMYTATMPPTVEKIARKYLRRPAIVTIGNAGEAVETVEQRVEFVSGEDKKKKRLQEILGAGDFAPPIIVFVNIKRNCDAVARDVQRMGYSAVTLHGSKTQEQREAALASVRNGQTQVLVATDLAGRGIDVPDVSLVINFNMATNIESYTHRIGRTGRAGKSGVAITFLEQSDSDLFYDLKQMLSKSSISRVPEELRRHEAAQQKPQRGGGGGGGHNKRTGGAEESSGKGGQWGA; this is translated from the coding sequence ATGAATACCAACCAGGCGAGAAAGACGcctctcgacctcgaagaaattctcaagaagaagaaggctgccgacgccgccgcatCGAAGCTTCGATTCATAccgaagaaggagagggaacGCCAGGCAGCAGAGAAGGCGAagcaggaggaagacgaacgcaagcgcaaggccgaagaggacgCCAAAAAgaaggccgagctcgagaggAAATGGGCCGCTGAGGCAAACGGCGCCATCACCAACGGAACACATACATATCATGGAGCCGGCGGCAGGATACCCACGGGCCCGAAGGCCATGCACGCAATTGACAACGCCCGCGGCCCcggcgggcgaggacgggAGAAGCAAGAGCAGCGGAAGGCATCAACAAAGGATGGCAAGGAGAAAAAgtcggccgaggccatcgaggctGACCTTTTGCGCAATCGGTACCTAGGCCCTGAGGTCAATAAGCAATCGAACTTCtcggtgaagaagaagcggaaGAGAGCGACGGAATTCAAATTCGAGTGGGACGCCGAAGAGGACACCACGCTCGTTGACGACCCAATTTACGAGTCCAACAGCACGACCTTGAAATCATACACGTTTGGCAGCTTGTCTGGCGAATACaacgaagaggccgaggagatcGCTCGGCGACGGGCACGGATGATCGAAGAAAGGGATCGCGAGTTTGGCAAGAAGCGGGCAAAGGAGTTTATGGAAGACTTCTACAGAGCACGGGAGAAGGCGAAAGAGCGCGCAGATCGGTCGGGCCTTGGCAAGCACTGGACGAAGAAAGCCCTCTCAGAGATGCGAGAACGCGACTGGAGAATCTTCAAGGAAGACTTCGGCATCGCCACCAAGGGTGGCCAAATCCCCAACCCGATGCGCAGCTGGGAAGAGTCCGGCTTACCGCGGCAGCTGTTGAACATCGTGGACAGGGTTGGCTACAAGGACCCTTCGCCTATTCAAAGAGCAGCTATCCCAATTGCGATGCAGGCCAGGGATCTGATCGGTGTGGCCGTCACAGGTTCCGGTAAAACGGCAGCCTtcctgctgccgctgctgacCTACATCCAAGACCTGCCACCCCTGACGGAGATCAACAAGAACGACGGAGCGTACGCGCTCATCTTGGCGCCTACGCGTGAACTTGTCCAGCAAATCGAGTCGGAAGCACACAAGTTCGCCGACCCACTGGGCTTCAACGTGGTCAGCATCGTAGGCGGCCACTCGATGGAGGAGCAGGTGCAAGCGTTATCCCATGGTGCCGAGATCATCGTCGCAACTCCAGGCCGTCTGGTGGACTGCATTGAGAGGCGCCTCCTCGTCTTGTCGCAATGCTGCTACGTTATCATGGATGAAGCCGACCGAATGATCGACCTGGGTTTCGAGGAATCCGTTAACAAGATCTTGGACGCCCTGCCTGTGTCGAACGAGAAACCAGACACAGACGATGCGGAAAACGCGCAGATGATGCAGAAATACCTTGGCGCCAGAGACAGGTACAGGCAGACGATGATGTAtacggcgacgatgccgccgaccgTCGAGAAGATTGCCAGAAAGTACTTACGGCGTCCAGCCATCGTCACGATCGGCAACGCTGGCGAGGCGGTCGAAACGGTCGAGCAGAGGGTCGAGTTCGTTTCGGgagaggacaagaagaagaagcgcctGCAGGAGATCCTTGGCGCGGGTGACTTCGCCCCACCCATCATTGTATTCGTCAACATCAAGCGCAATTGCGATGCCGTCGCGCGCGACGTGCAAAGGATGGGTTATTCGGCGGTCACACTCCACGGCAGCAAGACGCAGGAGCAGAGAGAGGCGGCGTTGGCATCGGTGCGCAACGGGCAGACGCAAGTGCTCGTGGCGACGGACCTGGCAGGAAGAGGTATCGACGTGCCGGACGTCAGTCTCGTCATCAACTTCAATATGGCGACCAACATCGAGAGCTACACGCATCGCATCGGTCGTACGGGTCGTGCGGGCAAGAGCGGTGTCGCCATCACGTTTCTGGAACAGAGCGACTCGGACCTGTTCTACGACCTCAAACAGATGCTCTCCAAGAGTTCAATTTCTCGGGTGCCCGAGGAGCTGCGGCGGCACGAGGCCGCGCAGCAGAAGCCGCagcgaggaggcggcggcggtggagggcACAACAAGAGGACAGGGGGCGCAGAGGAGTCATCAGGCAAGGGGGGTCAGTGGGGCGCCTAA
- a CDS encoding Serine threonine-protein kinase chk2, whose protein sequence is MAPQSEKSQLKRTRGSLPESDLDAKKPRRSQRLSPEPNDKTPVSNKHQLPSPVTRVDSDEIYKEPTATPPEGRPSQVNHRDKDDASQAVNNISSPPQDTQAFSQYPQETKDALSDEVQDEVKEGVWGYLFPLDTKYGKVVVMKKRAACPLPDTVEAAKDLTAKDHKGKSALQREEEAYERTKVKGVASGGYLIGRHPECDIVVDDPIVSNRHCLIFSENKGGDNVAIVEDLSSNGTFVNEANVGRNKRRELQEQDEIAVIDKARFIFRYPKTRQSSAFLNQYTLLEKLGKGHFAEVFLCVEKSTGQRYAVKIFTKTAGMDERSKQEGLQQEIAVLMGVSHPNVLCLKDTFNERNAVYLVLELAPEGELFNFIVMKQKLSEDESRKLFKQLFQGIKYLHDRNIVHRDIKPENILMVDKDLHVKLADFGLAKIIGEESFTTTLCGTPSYVAPEILAEGRHRKYTKAVDIWSLGVVLYICLCGFPPFSDELYSNDFPFTLSQQIKNGRFDYPSPYWDSVGDPALDLIDSMLVVDPERRYTVDQCLNHPWMTQNQPGVNDSTDGLVGGIQGLEVHRRGITRERTLLSSLNSVQVATRPPVGDSKQPVHIYAKNTKKMAPKETDPHGERNVSEFVEMGGKGDQPLFGTDGESVYSKEDISGGKDKNGKK, encoded by the exons ATGGCTCCTCAATCCGAAAAGAGCCAATTGAAACGAACTAGA GGTTCTCTGCCAGAATCGGACCTGGATGCGAAGAAACCCCGCCGCTCCCAGAGGTTGTCGCCCGAACCAAACGACAAGACTCCGGTTTCCAACAAGCACCAACTTCCCTCCCCCGTTACGAGGGTCGATTCAGACGAAATCTACAAGGAGCCCACCGCAACGCCCCCGGAAGGACGACCTAGCCAGGTGAACCATCGCGACAAGGACGATGCATCGCAAGCCGTGAATAAtatctcgtcgccgccgcaggaTACGCAGGCCTTCTCGCAATACCCTCAGGAGACGAAGGACGCCCTTTCGGATGAGGTCCAGGATGAGGTGAAGGAGGGCGTCTGGGGCTATTTATTCCCACTCGACACGAAATATggcaaggtcgtcgtcaTGAAGAAGAGAGCTGCTTGCCCGTTGCCAGATACCGTCGAAGCGGCAAAAGACTTGACGGCTAAGGACCATAAGGGGAAGTCGGCTCTGcaaagggaggaggaggcttaCGAGCGCACAAAGGTGAAGGGGGTTGCCTCGGGCGGGTACTTGATCGGACGTCACCCAGAGTGCG ACATTGTCGTGGACGACCCCATTGTTTCAAATCGGCACTGCCTTATCTTCTCCGAGAACAAGGGTGGCGACAACGTGGCCATCGTAGAGGACCTGTCTAGCAACGGAACCTTCGTAAACGAGGCCAACGTAGGCCGGAACAAGAGAAGAGAGCTTCAGGAACAGGACGAAATCGCTGTCATTGACAAGGCCCGTTTCATCTTCCGATACCCAAAGACCCGGCAATCCAGCGCCTTTCTGAACCAGTATACGCTGCTGGAGAAGCTCGGCAAGGGCCATTTCGCCGAAGTGTTTTTGTGTGTTGAAAAATCCACCGGCCAAAGGTACGCCGTCAAGATCTTCACCAAGACTGCCGGCATGGATGAGAGGTCGAAGCAGGAGGGGCTACAGCAAGAAATCGCAGTTCTCATGGGCGTGAGCCACCCCAATGTCCTCTGCTTAAAGGACACGTTCAATGAGCGGAACGCTGTGTACTTGGTACTCGAGTTGGCGCCCGAAGGCGAGCTGTTTAACTTCATTGTCAtgaagcagaagctgagcGAGGATGAATCGCGCAAGCTGTTCAAACAACTGTTCCAGGGCATCAAGTATCTG CACGACCGCAATATTGTACACCGTGATATCAAGCCCGAGAACATTTTGATGGTTGACAAAGATCTCCACGTCAAGTTGGCCGACTTTGGCTTGGCGAAGATTATCGGTGAGGAGTCTTTCACCACAACCTTGTGCGGTACGCCTAGCTATGTAGCACCCGAGATTTTGGCCGAGGGTAGGCACCGAAAGTACACCAAAGCGGTGGATATCTGGTCTCTTGGTGTGGTGCTTTACATCTGCCTGTGTGGCTTCCCGCCGTTCTCGGATGAGCTGTACTCGAACGATTTTCCTTTTACGTTGTCGCAACAAATCAAGAACGGACGTTTCGACTATCCTTCCCCGTATTGGGATTCCGTCGGAGACCCCGCTC TTGACTTGATCGACTCCATGCTGGTCGTCGACCCCGAACGTCGTTACACTGTTGATCAGTGCCTCAACCACCCCTGGATGACACAGAATCAGCCGGGTGTCAATGACAGCACCGATGGCCTGGTCGGCGGCATCCAAGGCTTGGAAGTTCACCGGCGAGGTATTACTAGAGAGCGGACTTTACTGAGCTCGTTGAACTCGGTACAAGTCGCTACCAGGCCGCCCGTTGGGGACAGCAAACAGCCCGTCCACATCTATGCTAAGAACACAAAAAAGATGGCGCCGAAGGAAACTGATCCCCACGGAGAACGGAACGTGAGCGAATTCGTCGAAATGGGTGGCAAGGGCGACCAGCCACTCTTTGGCACCGACGGCGAAAGTGTGTACTCCAAGGAGGATATCAGTGGcggcaaggacaagaacGGCAAGAAGTAG
- a CDS encoding Amino-acid transporter Arg-13, translated as MMDSAAAAMEISHHDAPVSLKKSRTAALEAMEDIVYGSVAGVVGKYIEYPFDTVKVRLQSQPDNQPLRYKGPLDCFRQSIKSEGVRGLYRGISAPLVGAALENSSLFFFERIGRAAVYSSGWTPQGQELSLSALWFTGAFSGFFTSYVLTPVELVKCKIQAPACADAVAAPQLRPLPVIRDIYRHYGIRGFWHGQMGTLIRESGGCAAWFGSKETVTKMFHVLNGRAVKTQAERDVLASNPLPLWQQALAGASGGVSYNFLFFPADTIKSRMQTAAIGDAASRRTFWQEGALVWQQHGLRGLYRGCGITCLRSAPSSAFIFMVFDGLKRRFPLQ; from the exons ATGATGGACTCTGCAGCGGCAGCAATGGAGATTTCCCACCATGACGCACCGGTTTCGCTGAAGAAGAGCCGTACTGCCGCATTAGAGGCTATGGAGGACATTGTCTACGGTTCC gtcgccggcgtcgttggTAAATACATCGAATACCCATTCGACACAGTCAAGGTCCGCCTCCAGTCCCAGCCCGACAACCAGCCCCTACGTTACAAGGGCCCGCTCGACTGCTTCCGCCAGTCCATCAAGTCCGAGGGCGTCCGAGGGCTCTACCGTGGCATCAGCGCGCCCCTCGTCGGTGCCGCTCTCGAGAACAGCAGCTTGTTTTTCTTCGAACGCATCGGCCGCGCCGCTGTATACTCATCCGGCTGGACCCCCCAGGGTCAGGAGCTGTCCCTCTCCGCGCTCTGGTTCACCGGTGCCTTCTCCGGTTTCTTCACATCCTACGTCCTCACCCCCGTCGAGCTTGTCAAGTGCAAGATCCAAGCGCCCGCctgcgccgacgccgtggcGGCGCCGCAGTTGCGCCCGCTGCCCGTCATCCGCGACATCTACCGCCACTACGGCATCCGGGGCTTCTGGCACGGCCAGATGGGGACCCTGATTCGCGAGTCGGGAGGCTGCGCGGCGTGGTTCGGCAGCAAGGAGACGGTAACCAAGATGTTCCACGTCCTTAACGGGCGGGCGGTCAAGACCCAGGCCGAGAGGGACGTGCTGGCCTCGAACCCGCTGCCGCTGTGGCAGCAGGCGCTGGCTGGCGCCTCGGGCGGCGTGTCGTACaacttcctcttcttccccgccGACACTATCAAGTCACGCATGCAGACAGCGGCTATCGGAGACGCGGCGTCCAGGAGGACATTTTGGCAGGAGGGCGCGTTGGTGTGGCAGCAGCATGGGCTGAGGGGGCTGTACCGGGGGTGTGGCATCACCTGTCTGCGTTCAGCGCCCAGCTCGGCCTTCATTTTCATGGTTTTCGACGGCCTCAAGCGACGTTTTCCTCTCCAATAG
- a CDS encoding CSL zinc finger, with translation MSPSPVDPGKGHTYYAVLGITRKLLQEEAAVPQQVIKRAYHRALLQNHPDKSKEQVRSTTSATSYANKPAFTVDQISTAYKVLSDSRTRAEYDRSLDLAPNNQGLKRGEQTFQTGIENVDLDDLDFDESDGPDAECWYRSCRCGNPRGFLFTEADLEEAGENGELLVGCQDCSLWMKVHFAIVSND, from the coding sequence ATGAGCCCTTCACCCGTGGACCCTGGCAAAGGTCACACATACTACGCGGTTCTAGGCATCACCCGCAAACTTCTCCAGGaagaggcggcggtgccACAGCAGGTTATCAAGCGGGCCTATCACCGCGCTCTCCTCCAAAACCACCCTGACAAATCCAAAGAACAAGTCCGGAGCACAACATCAGCAACTTCCTACGCCAACAAGCCTGCCTTCACTGTCGACCAAATTTCCACGGCCTACAAAGTCCTCTCGGACTCGAGGACAAGAGCGGAGTACGACAGAtccctcgacctcgcgccGAACAACCAAGGGCTCAAGCGCGGCGAGCAGACCTTCCAGACGGGAATAGAGAACGTTGACCTTGACGATCTTGACTTCGACGAGAGTGACGGCCCCGATGCCGAGTGCTGGTACCGCAGCTGCCGGTGCGGAAATCCGCGCGGGTTCCTCTTCACCGAGGCAGACCTCGAAGAGGCGGGCGAGAACGGGGAGCTGCTCGTGGGTTGTCAGGACTGTAGTCTTTGGATGAAGGTCCACTTTGCCATAGTCTCGAATGACTGA
- a CDS encoding Eukaryotic translation initiation factor 3 subunit M — MAAGAKQQAQPQLLFVDGSFQELAREMADYLHIADEVKPLVENEAKKEEVLSKLVRSSAALSSVPEKEFTAASNLMVHLVLQSEDPKKHLPTLCQAFSKPIASSPVNGVGLSLNALSTIFNLIAPENPIRFNVFMAILRFLKSHAMFEAIEPYLKHLPSWFEEWATGEEFQRQMYEEIAEVAKEAGKDEESYEYILKALRTFDADDKEDIGSEDAQRLSLRAVRDALLSNTHYLFTDVRSIPSVQNLSETHPVYSQLLDIFAEQDLEDYNDFNDEHEGFIEKEKLDHEKLHRKMRLLTFASLAAQTTSRRIEYSAVAKALQVPAEEVEMWAIDVIRAGLVEGKLSQQDQVFLVHKVTYRVFGTRQWQELATRLDSWKGTFSNLHDVIRKEQANAKAQKEREAQEAERKAQNPGNEGGASGGRQQRNQGRRDNNQQREPREPREPREPREPREPREPKERTDNDD, encoded by the exons ATGGCGGCGGGAGCGAAGCAACAGGCGCAGCCGCAGCTGCTGTTCGTGGATGGTTCCTTCCAGGAGCTGGCCCGCGAGATGGCCGACTACCTCCACATCGCCGATGAGGTCAAGCCTTTGGTCGAgaacgaggccaagaaggaggaggtgcTGAGCAAGCTTGtgcgctcgtcggcggcgctgtCGTCTGTGCCCGAGAAGGAGTTCACGGCCGCCTCGAACCTCATGGTCCACCTCGTCCTTCAATCCGAGGACCCCAAGAAGCACCTGCCGACCCTGTGCCAAGCCTTCAGCAAGCCCATCGCCTCAAGccccgtcaacggcgtcggcTTGAGCCTGAACGCCCTCAGCACCATCTTCAACCTCATCGCCCCCGAGAACCCGATCCGATTCAACGTCTTTATGGCCATCCTGCGCTTTCTCAAGTCGCACGCCATgttcgaggccatcgagccCTACCTGAAGCACCTTCCCAGTTGGTTCGAGGAGTGGGCCACCGGCGAGGAATTCCAGAGACAGATGTACGAGGAGATTGCCGAGGTTGCCAAGGAGGCTGGCAAGGATGA GGAGAGCTACGAGTATATTCTCAAGGCCCTGCGCACCtttgacgccgacgacaaggaggacATCGGCTCCGAGGACGCCCAGAGGCTATCCCTCCGCGCCGTCCGCGATGCCCTGTTGTCCAACACACACTACCTCTTCACCGACGTCCGCAGCATACCTTCGGTGCAGAACCTGTCGGAAACCCATCCTGTCTACTCGCAACTTCTCGACATCTTCGCTGAGCAGGACCTCGAGGACTACAACGACTTCAACGACGAGCACGAGGGTTtcatcgagaaggagaagctcgaccACGAGAAGCTCCACCGCAAGATGCGCCTCCTGACCTTCGCCTCCCTTGCCGCCCAGACGACCTCGCGCCGCATCGAGTACTCGGCTGTCGCAAAGGCCCTCCAAGTtcccgccgaggaggtcgagatgtgggccatcgacgtcatccgcgccggcctcgttgaGGGCAAGCTTTCTCAGCAGGACCAGGTCTTCCTTGTCCACAAGGTTACCTACCGCGTATTTGGCACGCGGCAATGGCAAGAGCTCGCCACCCGTCTCGACTCGTGGAAGGGCACCTTTTCCAACCTGCACGACGTCATCCGCAAGGAGCAGGCCAACGCCAAGGCCCAGAAGGAACGCGAGGCGCAGGAGGCCGAGCGTAAGGCCCAGAACCCGGGTAACGAGGGTGGTGCGAGCGGTGGTCGTCAGCAGAGAAACCAGGGACGTCGCGACAACAACCAGCAGCGCGAGCCTAGAGAGCCTAGAGAGCCCAGAGAGCCCAGAGAGCCCAGAGAGCCCAGAGAGCCCAAGGAGCGGACGGACAACGACGACTAA
- a CDS encoding TspO/MBR family protein — protein MTTFIPALTLPHQVFENAAASILLPIALGTAVGYSTRPKATQKTYAAIKNPPYRPPPWVFGPAWTLLYGLMGYAAHRAINTGLSPFSSIEHINMTKQGATLYTIQLGLNLIWMPLFFGLKRPIEATVDIVALLGVNTYLTYLWGSVDAVAGACLVPYLGWLSFATYLCAGAGYLNDWDLKGAEERAAAAADKKQ, from the exons ATGACAACCTTTATCCCGGCCCTGACCCTACCCCACCAGGTCTTCGAGAATGCCGCGGCTTCGATCCTGCTCCCCATAGCTTTGGGAACCGCCGTTGGCTACTCTACAAGAC CCAAAGCCACGCAAAAAACCTATGCCGCAATCAAGAACCCCCCTTACCGCCCTCCCCCATGGGTCTTTGGTCCGGCCTGGACACTCCTTTACGG TCTAATGGGCTACGCTGCACACCGCGCCATCAACACCggcctctctcccttctcctccatcgAGCACATCAACATGACCAAGCAGGGCGCGACTCTTTACACTATCCAGCTGGGCCTTAATCTCATCTGGAtgcccctcttcttcggcctcaAACGCCCCATCGAGGCCACTGTCGACAttgtcgccctcctcggcgtcaacACCTACCTCACCTACCTCTGGGGCTCCgtggacgccgtcgccggcgcctgcCTCGTCCCTTACCTCGGTTGGCTCTCCTTCGCTACCTACCTCTGTGCCGGCGCGGGGTACCTGAATGACTGGGACCTCAAGGGTGCCGaggagcgcgccgccgctgccgcagaCAAGAAGCAGTAG